The Paenibacillus sp. FSL W8-0426 region TACCCGGGTATGCTCCTCGTCCGCGTTGCCACGAATCATGCTCTGAATGCGATCCAGCATGTGAGGTGCGGAATCGATGATCTTCTCGAACAGATGCGTGGAGTTGTCCAGCGGCACGATATGAACGCCTTGCTTGCCCACGACCAGAAACGCGATCGGACGGATGGAGACGCCTCCGCCGCTGCCTCCGCCAAACGGTGAAGCAACTGTCGCAGATTGTGCATGCTCCGTTTTGGCTCCGGAATTAGAGCTGTGCGATCGGTCGCCGTTCACATTAAAATCGCTCCCGCCCGCAGCAAAACCGAAGCCTACCTTGCTGATGGGCAAGATGACGGTTCCATCCGGCGTTTCGACGGCATCGCCAACAATCGTGTTGACATCCACCATCGCCTTGATGTTTTCCATTGCAGTTTCCATTAAACCTTGTATTGGATGATCGGACATTTTGATTCCCTCCACTTTCATTTTGAACTAGGTTCAGCCTAACCCTATTCTCTCCAGACCCAGATGAACTTATGTACAGCATCAATTGGGTGAATACGAATGCACTTCCTCCTGTATTTTACAGGCATGTTCGCTATACCCGGGAATCTCCCCGTTGCCGGTTTACTCTCCGTTGGCCGTGTCTCCGCTGCTTTAACAGCCTCATCCACATACGCCATCCTCCCCGAACAACAAGGACTCTGGTCGTTAGCCTTATGCCTGCAACAACGATTGACCATATTTTTATTTTCATACGGCAATCCAAATCCGTGCGGAACTCCATTTCGTCACTCCACTCGGGAATAATGTCCAGTTGAGGCGGCTGATCGAAGCGGATCTGGTAAGACAAAAAACCAACGATACCGGATTTGACCCCCCATAACCAGCCTGTGAGCATCGCCGTATGCGCTGCGTCCCCCAGACTGACCCGGGTTGTCCAAATAAATCGAATCATATGTACTCGTTCCAGCGTTTGCCTGATCCATTGTTTTAATTCAGCCGTACTTCTAAGCATGACGCTGACATCGTCGCTCCATTTTTCGATTTTGCGTTTGTTTACCCGCTCGCTTCCTTTATTTTCGTTACGGGTCGTGTTCGCTCTCTGCTCCGTTTTCACAAGAAAGCCTTCCTTCATATTCTTGAAAACGATGGAGGGGATCTCATAATTCAAGCGGATCAGACCATATAGGAGCCGTACGTTGAATCGGGCAAAATCATCGCTCTTATGTTTACTGAATGAGACGTGGATATGAACATTCGAGACGAGAACTGCAGCAAGCAGCAGCACGACCGCCGCACCGATTCCTCCGAGCCAAATTAACACAGGCCTTACCTCCAAGCCCTCGATTCTTTTCCAGTTTAGTATGCACCGCAAATAGGAAAAAATTCACTGGACACGTTAAAATCCCGCTGCACGAAAAAGGTTTTCGCATAAAAAAAAGGCTCCAGTGCTGGAGCCGATCCAATATTGCCGCCATTTTTAATTGGTTTGCTTCGTTCGTTAATCCGATTCTTTCATATCGGGCTCGTTTTCCGCATCGCTCCGATCATTCGATGTTTCCGTTCCTTCTTCCATGCTCTGCTCCAGGCTGTCGAGCTCGGATTGCTGCGCATCCAGCTTGTCAAACAGCATCTGGGTCTCTTCTTCCAGATTGTCCGTATCTTCAAACAGCCCCGGCTCCGGCAATTCGCTGAGCGAACCCAAGCCAAAGTAATCCAAAAAAGCTCTCGTCGTCCCATACAGAATAGGCCTTCCGATCGCTTCAGCGCGTCCCACTTCCACGATCAGATCCTTGTTCACCAGGGTGTGGATGGCCCTCTCCGACTTTACGCCGCGAATCTCCTCAATCTCCACCCTCGTAATCGGCTGGCGATATGCAACGATGGCGAGCGTTTCGAGTGCCGCTTGGGAAAGGGTCGTTCGTGCCGGCGAGTAGGCCAGTTTCTCGAAATAGACAGCATGTTCGGGCAGTGTCCCCAATTGAACCATGCCTGCAATTTTCAAAATTTGCACGCCTCTGCCATGCTCCGCAAATTCTGTTTTCATCTCTTCGATGGCATCCGATATCCGTTCTTCCGATACGTCCACGATTTCAGAGATTTGTTTGATGCTCAGGCCTTCCTCCCCGGACAGAAACAACAGGCCTTCAATAATCGACTTCAATTTCGGAAAATCCATGATTCCTTGCTTCTCCTCTCCACTCCATCACAATGTCCTCAAATGTCCGCTCCTGGTAACAGACAATTTGTTTCATCTTCATCAGCTCAAGCACCGCCAGAAACGTCACGACAATTTCATGGCGGTACGTCTGTCCCTCCAACAATCCGGAGAACAGCATCCTGCCTCCCGGCTCCAGCTTCTTAAAAACCTGTACCACGTCCCGAATCCGGTCTTTGACCGAAATTTCATCACGCTGAATCCGGGCTACCGTCGTTCGCTTCTCCGCCTTGCGCAGGGCACGTTGAAAAGCTGCAATCAGGTCGGCCGCATGCAATCCCTCCACCGGGTTCGATTCGGTCTCCAAAGGCATGTACGGGCGCAGATCCTCAGGCTCTTTCGAGAAAATAAGGCTGCGCTCCCATTCCCGTTCATGAAGATGCCGCGCAATGCCTTTGTATTTGCGATATTCTATCAGACGTGCAACCAATTCAGCACGTGGATCATAATCATCGTCCTGCCCATAATCATAATCTTCGAAGTCC contains the following coding sequences:
- a CDS encoding DUF2953 domain-containing protein; the protein is MLIWLGGIGAAVVLLLAAVLVSNVHIHVSFSKHKSDDFARFNVRLLYGLIRLNYEIPSIVFKNMKEGFLVKTEQRANTTRNENKGSERVNKRKIEKWSDDVSVMLRSTAELKQWIRQTLERVHMIRFIWTTRVSLGDAAHTAMLTGWLWGVKSGIVGFLSYQIRFDQPPQLDIIPEWSDEMEFRTDLDCRMKIKIWSIVVAGIRLTTRVLVVRGGWRMWMRLLKQRRHGQRRVNRQRGDSRV
- a CDS encoding segregation/condensation protein A; amino-acid sequence: MTVVTYKLETFEGPLDLLLHLIDKAEIDIQDIPISDITDQYMAYLHSMQELELDITSEFLVMAATLLSIKSKLLLPKPPVIEDFEDYDYGQDDDYDPRAELVARLIEYRKYKGIARHLHEREWERSLIFSKEPEDLRPYMPLETESNPVEGLHAADLIAAFQRALRKAEKRTTVARIQRDEISVKDRIRDVVQVFKKLEPGGRMLFSGLLEGQTYRHEIVVTFLAVLELMKMKQIVCYQERTFEDIVMEWRGEARNHGFSEIEVDY
- the scpB gene encoding SMC-Scp complex subunit ScpB; the encoded protein is MDFPKLKSIIEGLLFLSGEEGLSIKQISEIVDVSEERISDAIEEMKTEFAEHGRGVQILKIAGMVQLGTLPEHAVYFEKLAYSPARTTLSQAALETLAIVAYRQPITRVEIEEIRGVKSERAIHTLVNKDLIVEVGRAEAIGRPILYGTTRAFLDYFGLGSLSELPEPGLFEDTDNLEEETQMLFDKLDAQQSELDSLEQSMEEGTETSNDRSDAENEPDMKESD
- the ytfJ gene encoding GerW family sporulation protein codes for the protein MSDHPIQGLMETAMENIKAMVDVNTIVGDAVETPDGTVILPISKVGFGFAAGGSDFNVNGDRSHSSNSGAKTEHAQSATVASPFGGGSGGGVSIRPIAFLVVGKQGVHIVPLDNSTHLFEKIIDSAPHMLDRIQSMIRGNADEEHTRVTVTSEGTAYN